One Natronomonas moolapensis 8.8.11 genomic region harbors:
- a CDS encoding transcriptional regulator FilR1 domain-containing protein — protein sequence MESYRVNGHVNRGHLDTLDYTPQHISDASTTFDPPASIGYDRFDAAANADGLEVRVVTDELPYAVVLFDEAGIGLFGYEGGILVGAIFSDDPDVMSWGECVFRRTLWRSEKI from the coding sequence ATGGAGAGCTATCGCGTCAACGGGCACGTCAACCGAGGACACCTGGACACTTTAGATTACACGCCACAGCATATATCGGACGCTAGCACAACGTTCGATCCCCCGGCTTCGATCGGGTACGACCGGTTCGATGCCGCTGCGAACGCCGACGGCCTCGAGGTTCGTGTCGTCACCGACGAGTTGCCGTACGCGGTCGTGCTGTTCGACGAGGCGGGGATCGGGCTGTTCGGGTACGAGGGGGGCATCCTTGTCGGGGCTATCTTCAGCGACGATCCGGACGTGATGTCGTGGGGCGAGTGCGTGTTCAGGCGGACGCTTTGGCGCTCGGAGA